From one Microbacterium aurum genomic stretch:
- the lexA gene encoding transcriptional repressor LexA, translating to MADKPQTRRRKSLSDKQLKILEVIQASIARHGYPPSMREIGDAVGLKSLSSVTHQLNQLELSGYLRRDAGKTRAMEVLIDLPGSAAENPADMTPALGDAALVPLVGRIAAGVPITADQQVEEIFPLPRQLVGKGDLFMLKVSGESMIDAAICDGDWVVVRSQPNADNGDIVAAMLDGEATVKTFRQRDGHTWLLPRNSAFEPILGDDAVVLGKVVAVLRAV from the coding sequence ATGGCCGACAAGCCTCAGACCCGCCGACGCAAGAGCCTGAGCGACAAGCAGCTGAAGATCCTCGAGGTGATCCAGGCCTCCATCGCGCGGCACGGCTATCCGCCCAGCATGCGCGAGATCGGCGACGCCGTCGGACTGAAGTCGCTCTCCAGCGTCACCCACCAGCTGAATCAGCTCGAGCTGAGCGGCTACCTGCGCCGCGACGCCGGCAAGACGCGCGCGATGGAGGTCCTCATCGACCTGCCGGGCTCGGCAGCCGAGAACCCCGCCGACATGACGCCGGCCCTCGGCGACGCGGCGCTCGTTCCGCTCGTCGGACGCATCGCCGCCGGCGTCCCCATCACCGCCGACCAGCAGGTCGAGGAGATCTTCCCGCTTCCCCGCCAGCTCGTGGGCAAGGGCGACCTGTTCATGCTGAAGGTCAGCGGAGAGTCGATGATCGACGCGGCCATCTGCGACGGCGACTGGGTCGTGGTGCGTTCGCAGCCGAACGCCGACAACGGCGACATCGTCGCCGCCATGCTCGACGGCGAGGCGACCGTGAAGACCTTCCGCCAGCGCGACGGTCACACCTGGCTCCTCCCCCGCAACAGTGCGTTCGAGCCGATCCTCGGCGACGACGCCGTCGTGCTCGGCAAGGTCGTCGCCGTGCTCCGCGCCGTCTGA
- the metE gene encoding 5-methyltetrahydropteroyltriglutamate--homocysteine S-methyltransferase — translation MTAPAFPAGTILGYPRIGRRRELKRALEQHWAGEIDEAELDRVTTELRRATRERLATLGLGRGDSAIPESFSFYDQVLDAALTVGALPERFGALRAADGSIPLAAYFAAARGLGEAAPLEMTKWFDTNYHYLVPEIGPETDFRLSSDRFARQVAEARADGVTVRPVIVGPVTLLALAKSSDAAPAGFAPLDRLDDLLAVYADLLGALRRAGAEWVQLDEHALVSESLDVDAASLAAAAARAYAVLGAATERPAILVAAGYGPLTPEAWRALGAAPVEALAIDLHRGGVPTAVPGLAGKTLVGGVIDGRNIWRGDLGAAAERLASLAGLGAAGVAAGTSTSLQHVPHDVADETALDARLASWLAFADQKVAQVVTLARGLTDGPAAIAADIADAAAALADRRSAPGVRDGAVRSRAAALTPADAERGDLELRAAAQESLGLPVLPTTTIGSFPQTGDIRRARAAHGRGELTAAEYAQFLRDEIARVIALQEDLGLDVLVHGEAERNDMVQYFAEHLDGFAVTQHGWVQSYGSRATRPSILWGDVARPAPITVDWARFAQSLSDKHVKGMLTGPVTILAWSFVRDDQPLADTANQVALALRDEIADLEDAGIRIIQVDEPALRELLPLRRADQASYLDWSVRAFRIATAGAAAPTQIHTHLCYSEFGVVIEAIAALDADVTSIEAARSRGEVIGDIAASGFAAGIGPGVYDIHSPRVPSSAEIESLLRRAAAELPLRQVWVNPDCGLKTRGYDETVASLRNLVTAADRVRGELQPIG, via the coding sequence ATGACCGCTCCCGCCTTCCCCGCCGGCACCATCCTCGGCTACCCCCGCATCGGACGGCGCCGGGAGCTCAAGCGTGCCCTCGAGCAGCACTGGGCCGGGGAGATCGATGAGGCCGAGCTCGACCGCGTCACGACCGAGCTGCGCCGCGCGACGCGGGAGCGCCTCGCCACCCTCGGGCTCGGCCGCGGCGACTCGGCGATTCCGGAGTCGTTCTCCTTCTACGACCAGGTGCTCGACGCCGCCCTCACCGTCGGCGCGCTGCCGGAGCGGTTCGGCGCGCTGCGGGCTGCCGACGGGTCGATTCCGCTGGCGGCATACTTCGCGGCGGCGCGCGGTCTCGGTGAGGCTGCGCCGCTGGAGATGACCAAATGGTTCGACACGAACTACCACTACCTCGTCCCCGAGATCGGCCCCGAGACCGACTTCCGGCTCTCCAGCGATCGGTTCGCCCGGCAGGTCGCCGAGGCGCGCGCCGACGGCGTGACGGTGCGGCCCGTGATCGTCGGCCCGGTCACCCTGCTCGCGCTGGCGAAGTCCTCCGACGCGGCTCCCGCAGGGTTCGCGCCGCTCGACCGGCTCGATGACCTGCTGGCGGTGTACGCCGACCTGCTCGGGGCACTCCGCCGGGCGGGCGCCGAATGGGTGCAGCTCGACGAGCACGCCCTCGTGAGCGAGAGCCTTGATGTGGATGCCGCCTCTCTCGCCGCCGCGGCCGCGCGTGCCTACGCCGTGCTCGGGGCGGCGACGGAGCGCCCCGCCATCCTCGTCGCCGCCGGCTACGGTCCGCTCACACCTGAGGCATGGCGCGCGCTCGGCGCAGCGCCGGTCGAGGCGCTCGCGATCGACCTGCACCGCGGTGGCGTCCCGACGGCGGTACCGGGGCTGGCTGGCAAGACGCTCGTCGGCGGTGTGATCGACGGTCGCAACATCTGGCGCGGCGACCTGGGTGCCGCAGCCGAGCGCCTGGCCTCGCTGGCCGGTCTCGGCGCGGCGGGCGTCGCGGCCGGGACGTCCACATCGCTGCAGCACGTGCCGCACGACGTCGCCGACGAGACCGCGCTGGATGCGCGTCTGGCATCCTGGCTCGCGTTCGCCGACCAGAAGGTCGCGCAGGTCGTCACGCTCGCCCGTGGACTCACCGATGGGCCCGCGGCGATCGCGGCCGACATCGCCGACGCCGCGGCCGCGCTCGCCGACCGTCGCAGCGCGCCGGGCGTGCGGGACGGGGCGGTGCGGAGCCGTGCCGCCGCGCTGACGCCGGCCGACGCGGAGCGCGGCGACCTCGAGCTGCGGGCCGCCGCGCAGGAGTCGCTGGGGCTTCCCGTCCTGCCGACCACGACGATCGGCTCCTTCCCGCAGACGGGCGACATCCGCCGCGCCCGCGCCGCGCACGGCCGCGGCGAGCTCACCGCTGCTGAGTACGCGCAGTTCCTGCGTGACGAGATCGCGCGGGTGATCGCGCTGCAGGAAGACCTCGGGCTGGACGTGCTCGTGCACGGCGAGGCGGAGCGCAACGACATGGTGCAGTACTTCGCCGAGCACCTCGACGGCTTCGCCGTGACGCAGCACGGCTGGGTGCAGTCATACGGGTCGCGGGCCACGCGCCCGTCGATCCTGTGGGGCGACGTCGCACGGCCGGCGCCGATCACGGTCGACTGGGCGCGCTTCGCGCAGTCCCTGTCGGACAAGCACGTCAAGGGGATGCTGACCGGCCCCGTCACGATCCTGGCGTGGTCGTTCGTCCGCGACGACCAGCCGCTCGCCGACACGGCGAACCAGGTCGCGCTCGCCCTTCGGGATGAGATCGCGGACCTCGAAGACGCCGGCATCCGGATCATCCAGGTCGACGAGCCCGCCCTCCGTGAGCTGCTGCCGCTGCGCCGCGCCGATCAGGCGTCGTACCTCGACTGGTCGGTGCGCGCCTTCCGCATCGCGACGGCGGGGGCGGCAGCGCCGACGCAGATCCACACTCATCTCTGCTACTCGGAGTTCGGTGTCGTCATCGAGGCGATCGCCGCGCTGGATGCCGACGTCACCTCGATCGAGGCGGCGCGCAGCCGTGGTGAGGTGATCGGCGACATCGCCGCGTCGGGATTCGCGGCGGGCATCGGTCCCGGCGTCTACGACATCCACTCCCCGCGCGTGCCGAGCAGCGCTGAGATCGAGTCCCTGCTGCGTCGCGCCGCCGCTGAACTGCCGCTGCGGCAGGTGTGGGTCAACCCCGACTGCGGCCTGAAGACGCGGGGGTACGACGAGACGGTGGCGTCGCTGCGGAACCTCGTGACAGCCGCGGACCGGGTGCGCGGCGAGTTGCAGCCCATCGGCTGA
- a CDS encoding methylenetetrahydrofolate reductase produces MRASAADRLTDPDPRATMTRATMFLPETSPDTPVPADAAAPFSFEIYPPRTAAGLPALYETIRVLADAGPRFISVTFGAGGSTTDRSLAVLTHILRETAVPPVAHLTCVGSTYADATAVIREFLDAGITRFLALRGDPPAGTAEEDIYLGDLESAAQLVQLIDRVQAECSPYREQEIPGVPGAARVQPASRVEIAVAAFPNGHPRSRHRFEDIDALLAKQAAGATSAITQLFFHADEYLAFVERARAAGVRIPIVPGIMPITSPARLRRVLELTGDPRPDDLGEALETATEAAAQRAVGIAHAADLARAVLDGGAPGIHLYAFNNHETVLAVLRAAGLIEQETLA; encoded by the coding sequence GTGCGCGCATCCGCGGCCGACCGGCTGACCGACCCTGACCCGAGAGCGACGATGACCCGCGCGACGATGTTCCTCCCCGAGACGTCCCCCGACACTCCGGTGCCGGCCGACGCCGCCGCGCCGTTCTCGTTCGAGATCTACCCGCCGCGCACCGCCGCGGGCCTTCCCGCCCTCTATGAGACCATCCGGGTGCTCGCCGACGCCGGGCCGCGGTTCATCTCGGTGACCTTCGGCGCGGGCGGCTCGACGACCGACCGGTCCCTCGCGGTGCTCACCCACATCCTCCGCGAGACCGCCGTGCCGCCCGTCGCTCACCTGACCTGCGTCGGCAGCACCTACGCCGACGCGACGGCGGTCATCCGCGAGTTCCTCGACGCCGGGATCACGCGTTTCCTCGCCTTACGGGGGGATCCGCCGGCCGGTACCGCCGAGGAGGACATCTATCTCGGCGACCTCGAGTCGGCCGCACAGCTGGTGCAGCTCATCGACCGGGTGCAGGCGGAGTGCTCGCCGTACCGCGAGCAGGAGATCCCCGGGGTGCCCGGCGCCGCGCGGGTGCAGCCGGCGTCCCGCGTCGAGATCGCCGTGGCCGCATTCCCGAACGGGCATCCGCGCTCGCGTCACCGTTTCGAGGACATCGATGCGCTGCTGGCGAAGCAGGCCGCGGGCGCCACGTCGGCGATCACGCAGCTGTTCTTCCACGCCGATGAGTACCTCGCCTTCGTCGAGCGTGCCCGCGCCGCGGGGGTGCGCATCCCGATCGTCCCCGGCATCATGCCGATCACCTCCCCGGCGCGTCTGCGTCGCGTGCTGGAACTCACCGGTGATCCGCGGCCGGACGACCTCGGGGAGGCGCTGGAGACGGCGACGGAGGCCGCGGCGCAGCGCGCCGTCGGCATCGCCCACGCGGCGGATCTCGCCCGTGCCGTCCTGGACGGCGGCGCGCCCGGCATCCATCTGTACGCCTTCAACAACCACGAGACCGTACTGGCGGTGCTGCGCGCCGCCGGCCTCATCGAACAGGAGACCCTCGCATGA
- a CDS encoding S9 family peptidase, whose product MTAAHPDRPETSETSALPTLPYGSWPSPLTAEWASAASPRLEGAAFVGDEIWWGQSVPAEGGRTAVFRRALTATATAIETVLPTPWSARSTVHDYGGGAWAATDDGRLFFVEKSDQQVWRLLPGGAPQPLTADPAHRYGGLRWGAGTLLAVRERATGADAAGDVTAAAGTDAATRAIVAIDVATGDVRTLATGTDFVAQPTLSPDGALLAWIGWDDPDMPWDHSRLRIARIDGDTPAAPVDVAGGSGAVLQPEWRDERTLVFLDDTTGFWNPWQVSADAGIPPIPLAPADADTGGPLWSLGMRWYGVLDGGRILAVRSDGSDRLVLIGPTGDVSPVALPATGDLLIEAVRGHQALVSGTAPETTGIWLIDADAGTARQVVGASLGIDRAWLPRTAPLTVSGSSGDVHAFVHPPASPEVRGADGERPPYLVLVHGGPTGRATGVADSRVLFFTSRGIGVLEVNYGGSTGYGRAYRERLRGQWGVVDVADVAAAASGLAATGAADPARLAIKGGSAGGWTVLAALARTDVFAAGISRYGVGDARALAAASHGFEAHYLDGLIGPLPEAEEVYRERSPLTHIEGFDVPVLLLQGSDDPVVPPSQAEAIRDALAAHGVPHAYVRYEGEGHGFRRAETIVHALETELAFVGQVFGFETPGIPPVTLT is encoded by the coding sequence ATGACCGCTGCGCACCCCGACCGCCCCGAGACGTCCGAGACCTCCGCGCTCCCGACCCTCCCCTACGGCAGCTGGCCGTCGCCGCTGACGGCGGAGTGGGCCTCGGCGGCGTCGCCGCGGCTGGAGGGCGCGGCCTTCGTCGGCGACGAGATCTGGTGGGGGCAGTCGGTCCCCGCCGAGGGCGGCCGCACCGCGGTGTTCCGCCGCGCGCTGACGGCGACGGCAACCGCGATCGAGACCGTGCTGCCGACCCCGTGGAGCGCCCGGTCGACGGTGCACGACTACGGCGGCGGCGCGTGGGCCGCGACGGACGACGGCCGCCTGTTCTTCGTCGAGAAGAGCGACCAGCAGGTCTGGCGGCTGCTCCCCGGCGGCGCGCCGCAGCCACTCACGGCGGACCCTGCCCACCGCTACGGCGGCCTCCGCTGGGGTGCGGGCACCCTCCTCGCGGTGCGCGAACGCGCCACCGGTGCCGACGCGGCCGGCGACGTGACGGCGGCGGCCGGGACCGACGCCGCGACGCGTGCGATCGTGGCGATCGACGTCGCGACCGGCGACGTGCGGACGCTTGCGACGGGAACCGATTTCGTCGCCCAGCCGACCCTGTCTCCCGACGGCGCGCTGCTGGCGTGGATCGGGTGGGACGACCCCGACATGCCGTGGGATCACAGCCGGCTGCGCATCGCCCGGATCGACGGTGACACCCCCGCCGCCCCCGTCGACGTCGCGGGCGGCTCCGGCGCGGTCCTGCAGCCGGAGTGGCGTGACGAGCGCACCCTCGTGTTCCTCGACGACACCACCGGTTTCTGGAACCCGTGGCAGGTGAGCGCGGATGCCGGCATCCCGCCGATCCCTCTCGCGCCCGCCGACGCGGACACCGGCGGACCGCTGTGGTCGCTGGGCATGCGCTGGTACGGCGTCCTCGACGGCGGACGGATCCTCGCCGTCCGCAGCGACGGCTCCGACCGCCTCGTGCTCATCGGTCCCACAGGCGACGTGAGCCCCGTCGCGCTGCCGGCGACCGGGGACCTCCTCATCGAGGCGGTGCGCGGTCACCAGGCGCTCGTCTCGGGGACGGCGCCCGAGACGACGGGCATCTGGCTCATCGACGCGGATGCCGGGACCGCCCGACAGGTCGTCGGCGCGTCCCTGGGGATCGACCGCGCGTGGCTGCCGCGCACGGCGCCGCTGACGGTGTCCGGGTCTTCCGGCGACGTGCACGCCTTCGTCCATCCCCCGGCAAGCCCGGAGGTGCGGGGCGCGGACGGCGAGCGCCCGCCGTACCTCGTGCTCGTCCACGGCGGTCCCACCGGGCGCGCGACGGGCGTCGCCGACAGCCGCGTGCTGTTCTTCACGAGCCGCGGCATCGGCGTCCTGGAGGTGAACTACGGCGGCTCGACCGGATACGGGCGCGCCTATCGCGAGCGGCTCCGCGGGCAGTGGGGCGTGGTGGATGTCGCGGACGTCGCCGCCGCGGCATCCGGCCTCGCGGCGACCGGAGCCGCCGATCCCGCCCGCCTCGCGATCAAGGGCGGCTCGGCGGGCGGCTGGACCGTGCTCGCGGCGCTCGCCCGCACCGATGTGTTCGCCGCCGGGATCTCCCGCTACGGCGTCGGCGACGCCCGTGCGCTGGCCGCGGCATCCCACGGCTTCGAGGCGCACTACCTCGACGGTCTCATCGGCCCGCTGCCCGAGGCCGAGGAGGTCTACCGGGAGCGGTCGCCGCTGACCCACATCGAGGGGTTCGACGTGCCGGTGCTCCTGCTGCAGGGCTCCGACGACCCCGTCGTCCCGCCGTCGCAGGCCGAGGCCATCCGCGACGCGCTCGCCGCGCACGGCGTGCCGCACGCCTACGTCCGCTACGAGGGCGAGGGCCACGGCTTCCGGCGTGCCGAGACGATCGTGCACGCTCTGGAGACCGAACTCGCCTTCGTGGGACAGGTCTTCGGGTTCGAGACCCCCGGCATCCCTCCGGTCACGCTGACCTGA
- the hflX gene encoding GTPase HflX, whose product MTDTTDTDMRDADDTPVDPVDRVLARAEARSGVHVFGAAQALQDAATVAYGDTDGDQWDREERAALRRVPGLSTELEDVTEVEYRQLRLENVVLVGVYPQGSHEDAENSLRELAALAETAGAVVLDGVLQRRPHPDPATYIGRGKAAELRDLVAAVGADTVIADTELAPSQRRALEDVVKVKVIDRTTVILDIFSQHAKSREGKAQVELAQLEYLLPRLRGWGESMSRQAGGQVGAGGAGMGSRGPGETKIELDRRRIRTKMAQLRKQLRDFAPAREAKRSERKRNTIPSVAIAGYTNAGKSSLLNRLTSAGVLVENALFATLDATVRRAEAADGRVYTLTDTVGFVRNLPHQLVEAFRSTLEEVGDADVLVHVVDGSHPDPAAQLATVRDVMGDVGARSTREIVVFNKADLVDDDTRLVLRGLEPGALFVSSRTGEGIEQLRAAIEAALPLPAVEVRALVPYDRGDLINAMHESAHIVSTSHEEGGTAVHAHVSERLAAELAPYAV is encoded by the coding sequence ATGACAGACACCACCGACACCGACATGCGTGACGCCGACGACACGCCCGTCGACCCGGTCGACCGGGTGCTCGCGCGCGCCGAGGCGCGGTCGGGCGTGCATGTCTTCGGAGCCGCTCAGGCGCTGCAGGATGCCGCCACGGTCGCCTACGGCGACACGGACGGCGACCAGTGGGATCGCGAGGAGCGCGCGGCGCTGCGACGCGTTCCGGGGCTGTCCACCGAGCTCGAGGACGTCACCGAGGTCGAGTACCGGCAGCTGCGGCTGGAGAACGTCGTGCTCGTGGGCGTCTACCCGCAGGGTTCGCACGAGGACGCCGAGAACTCGCTGCGCGAGCTCGCCGCGCTCGCCGAGACCGCCGGCGCCGTCGTGCTCGACGGCGTGCTGCAGCGGCGCCCGCACCCCGACCCCGCCACCTACATCGGCCGCGGCAAGGCCGCCGAGCTGCGGGACCTCGTCGCCGCCGTGGGCGCCGACACCGTCATCGCCGACACCGAGCTCGCCCCCAGCCAGCGACGTGCGCTGGAGGACGTCGTCAAGGTCAAGGTGATCGACCGGACCACCGTCATCCTCGACATCTTCAGTCAGCACGCCAAGAGCCGCGAGGGCAAGGCCCAAGTCGAGCTCGCCCAGCTCGAATACCTGCTGCCGCGCCTGCGCGGCTGGGGTGAGTCGATGAGCCGTCAGGCCGGTGGACAGGTCGGCGCCGGCGGCGCCGGTATGGGCTCGCGCGGACCCGGTGAGACGAAGATCGAGCTGGACCGTCGCCGCATCCGCACCAAGATGGCGCAGCTGCGCAAGCAGCTGCGTGACTTCGCGCCCGCCCGTGAGGCCAAGCGCAGCGAGCGCAAGCGCAACACGATCCCGTCGGTCGCGATCGCCGGCTACACCAACGCGGGAAAGTCGAGCCTGCTCAACCGGCTGACCAGCGCCGGCGTGCTCGTCGAGAACGCGCTGTTCGCGACGCTCGACGCGACGGTGCGCCGCGCCGAGGCCGCCGACGGACGCGTGTACACGCTCACCGATACCGTCGGCTTCGTCCGCAACCTGCCGCACCAGCTGGTGGAAGCGTTCCGCTCCACCCTGGAGGAGGTCGGCGACGCCGACGTTCTCGTCCACGTGGTCGACGGATCGCACCCCGATCCGGCCGCGCAGCTGGCGACGGTCCGCGACGTCATGGGCGACGTGGGGGCACGGTCGACGCGCGAGATCGTCGTGTTCAACAAGGCCGATCTCGTCGACGACGACACCCGACTGGTGCTGCGCGGACTCGAGCCCGGTGCGCTGTTCGTGTCGTCTCGCACCGGTGAGGGCATCGAACAGCTGCGGGCCGCGATCGAGGCGGCGCTGCCGTTGCCGGCGGTCGAGGTGCGCGCACTCGTGCCGTACGACCGCGGCGACCTCATCAACGCGATGCACGAGAGCGCGCACATCGTCTCGACCAGCCACGAAGAAGGCGGCACCGCCGTGCACGCGCACGTCTCCGAGCGCCTGGCCGCCGAGCTCGCCCCGTACGCCGTCTGA
- a CDS encoding class I SAM-dependent methyltransferase encodes MGSDHYFSASPSSAENLRRIRVTLGGRSGEVTTAGGVFSPDHVDTGTAVLLANTPPPPPGGHLLDLGCGWGPIALSLAVQSPHATVWAVDVNERALDLVRRNAAEWGVDNINAVLPDDVPDSVRLRSIRSNPPIRVGKQELHGLLERWIPRLDERGDAWLVVQRNLGSDSLQRWLAATFDDGYSVARAATGRGFRVLKVRRHDAPADPTPA; translated from the coding sequence ATGGGGAGCGACCACTACTTCAGCGCCTCCCCGTCCAGCGCCGAGAACCTCCGTCGCATCCGGGTGACCCTCGGTGGCCGCAGCGGTGAGGTCACGACCGCGGGCGGGGTGTTCAGCCCCGATCACGTCGACACCGGCACTGCCGTGCTGCTCGCGAACACGCCTCCGCCGCCGCCGGGCGGTCATCTGCTGGATCTCGGCTGCGGATGGGGCCCCATCGCGCTGAGCCTCGCCGTGCAGTCGCCGCACGCGACGGTGTGGGCCGTGGATGTGAACGAGCGAGCGCTGGACCTCGTGCGCCGCAACGCCGCCGAATGGGGCGTCGACAACATCAACGCCGTGCTGCCCGACGATGTTCCCGACAGCGTGCGGCTGCGCAGCATCCGCTCCAATCCACCCATCCGCGTCGGCAAGCAGGAACTGCACGGCCTGCTCGAGCGGTGGATCCCTCGCCTGGACGAGCGCGGCGACGCGTGGCTCGTGGTGCAGCGCAATCTCGGCTCCGACTCGCTGCAGCGGTGGCTCGCCGCGACGTTCGACGACGGCTATTCGGTCGCCCGCGCCGCCACCGGCCGCGGATTCCGCGTGCTCAAGGTGCGTCGCCACGACGCGCCCGCCGACCCGACACCCGCATAG
- the dapF gene encoding diaminopimelate epimerase, which produces MPQTIAFTKGHGTGNDFVIVPDDDGAIDLSDAQVAALCDRRFGIGGDGILRVVRSGALPEGAATPDAEWFMDYRNADGSAAEMCGNGIRVYAKYLVETGRATIDDEPLRIGTRAGTKTLTRSELGFEVDLGLFAVAPDEVVVRARGLDVARPGQGIDVGNPHVVVALSSVAELDDLDLTVQPQLHPLPAAGANIEFVVPAEPLVQAGVGTIRMRVFERGVGETLSCGTGVAASALAVRHWAGAGAPDRWSVEVPGGTLGVRVARGADGDHVLLSGPAALVFSGEVALA; this is translated from the coding sequence ATGCCGCAGACCATCGCGTTCACCAAGGGCCATGGCACGGGCAACGACTTCGTCATCGTCCCCGACGACGACGGCGCGATCGACCTGAGCGATGCGCAGGTCGCGGCGCTGTGCGACCGCCGGTTCGGGATCGGCGGCGATGGCATCCTGCGCGTCGTGCGCTCGGGCGCCCTGCCGGAAGGCGCCGCCACCCCCGATGCGGAGTGGTTCATGGACTACCGCAATGCCGACGGGTCGGCCGCCGAGATGTGCGGCAACGGCATCCGGGTCTACGCGAAGTATCTCGTCGAGACCGGTCGCGCGACGATCGACGACGAGCCGCTGCGGATCGGCACCCGCGCCGGCACGAAGACGCTCACCCGCAGCGAGCTCGGGTTCGAAGTCGACCTCGGCCTGTTCGCGGTCGCGCCGGACGAGGTCGTCGTCCGCGCCCGCGGCCTCGATGTCGCCCGCCCCGGGCAGGGGATCGACGTCGGCAACCCCCACGTCGTGGTGGCGCTCTCCAGCGTCGCCGAACTCGATGACCTCGACCTCACGGTGCAGCCGCAGCTGCATCCGCTGCCCGCCGCCGGCGCCAACATCGAGTTCGTCGTCCCGGCGGAGCCTCTCGTACAGGCGGGCGTCGGCACGATCCGCATGCGCGTCTTCGAGCGCGGCGTGGGGGAGACCCTGTCCTGTGGCACGGGGGTCGCGGCATCCGCCCTCGCCGTGCGGCACTGGGCGGGCGCCGGCGCGCCGGATCGCTGGAGCGTCGAGGTGCCGGGCGGAACGCTGGGCGTCCGCGTCGCCAGGGGTGCGGACGGCGATCACGTGCTGCTGTCGGGCCCCGCGGCACTCGTGTTCTCCGGCGAGGTCGCGCTCGCCTGA
- the miaA gene encoding tRNA (adenosine(37)-N6)-dimethylallyltransferase MiaA: MNSARLWAVVGATGTGKTDLSLRLAAALAERGRPAEIVNADAMQLYRGMDIGTAKLPVAERRGIPHHLFNVLEVTDEAAVAWYQDAARTAIGEIHARGGDAILVGGSGLYVSSVVYDFRFPPHDDAVRAELEADLAREGADALYARLQRLDPVTAARIDPRNGRRVVRALEVVAQGADTHGAALPDEPTLWHPATTLIGVEVERASLVERLDRRVEDMWRAGLLDEVTRLRERGLERGVTASRAIGYAQALAELRGDLSRDEAIAQTQALTRRYARRQVSWFRRYPGIRWVGPGVDAGAMADSVG, from the coding sequence GTGAACTCAGCCCGGCTGTGGGCCGTCGTCGGCGCCACCGGCACCGGCAAGACCGACCTGTCGCTGCGTCTGGCCGCCGCCCTCGCAGAGCGCGGCCGGCCCGCCGAGATCGTGAACGCCGACGCGATGCAGCTGTACCGCGGCATGGACATCGGGACGGCGAAGCTTCCCGTCGCCGAGCGCCGCGGCATCCCGCACCACCTGTTCAACGTGCTCGAGGTGACCGACGAGGCGGCCGTCGCCTGGTATCAGGATGCCGCCCGCACCGCGATCGGTGAGATCCACGCGCGCGGCGGCGACGCGATCCTCGTCGGAGGCTCCGGACTGTACGTGTCGAGCGTCGTCTACGACTTCCGCTTCCCGCCGCACGACGACGCGGTGCGTGCCGAGCTGGAGGCCGACCTCGCCCGCGAGGGCGCCGACGCGCTGTACGCGCGCCTGCAGCGGCTCGACCCGGTCACGGCGGCGCGGATCGATCCCCGCAACGGGCGTCGCGTCGTGCGGGCGCTCGAGGTCGTCGCGCAGGGCGCCGACACGCACGGCGCCGCGCTGCCCGACGAGCCCACACTGTGGCATCCGGCGACGACGCTCATCGGCGTCGAGGTGGAGCGCGCCTCACTCGTCGAACGCCTCGACCGGCGGGTCGAGGACATGTGGCGGGCCGGCCTTCTCGACGAGGTGACGCGGCTGCGCGAGCGCGGACTGGAGCGCGGCGTGACGGCGAGCCGGGCCATCGGGTACGCGCAGGCGCTCGCTGAGCTTCGCGGCGACCTCAGCCGTGACGAGGCGATCGCGCAGACACAGGCGCTGACGCGCCGCTACGCGCGTCGCCAGGTGTCGTGGTTCCGGCGTTACCCGGGCATCCGGTGGGTGGGGCCGGGGGTGGATGCCGGGGCGATGGCAGACTCGGTGGGATGA